In Nostoc edaphicum CCNP1411, the sequence CTCCCGAATCAAATGACGGCGATTAGAAGTAGCGTACACCACTACATTTTGAGGCCGCGCGGTTAAATTACCTTCTAAAACTACCTTGAGTGCTTTAAAAGCATCATCATCTTCTTCAAATGAAAGGTCATCGACAAAGATAATAAATTTTTGTGACACGCCCCGTAAATGTTCCACAATTTCTGGTAGTTCTTTTAAGTCAGATTTTGCTACTTCCAACAAGCGAAGACTGCGATTGCTATATTCATTCAACAAAGATTTCACCAAAGAAGATTTGCCAGAACCGCGACTACCGTAAAGTAATACGTGCAGTGCCATCTCTCCTGATAATAAAAACTCTGTATTTTTCAGCAAAGCATCTTTTTGAGACTCGTAACCGACAAGCGCACTCAGTTTAACCGGGTCAGAATAACGAATACCAATAAACTGGCCAGCTTGCCAGCGTAAAGCGCGATATTCTGCAAATAAACCAGAGCCACATTGCCGATAATAAGCTGCTAACTCTTCTACAGCATCAGCCCAATTATCTAACTCTTGTAGATATTTAGCGAACTTTGTCTCTACTCCTACAAATTCTTGCTCTTTATACCACACTACTGGTGAAATCGGCATCTGAGTAACGCCTTGTACCCACTCACTCAAAGAAGCGCTACTACATTCGTAGAGACTTTGCAATATTTGTAAATCATGCTGAACTGCTGCTACTAAAGCTGGGGGTAAATCTTCAAATTCTCGCACTCCAGCCAGCCTTGTAAAAGGATTCTCACAGAAGAGAAGTTGAGTAATTAAATAATCTTCCCAGTTTTGATTTCTAGCGGCTAAAGCGTGAAAGTAAGTTCCGTAAGCTTGGAGACAACCTCGTGCATCGACGTTAGTGTAACGTATAGATTGCAATAGTTCCAGAAATGCCACCCCCACTTCGCCTTGCAGAACAGATTGGTGCAGTAAAAGTGAGGCTGCTTGGCGCTGGAGATATTGAACCTTTGTATATGAGGAAGTACTTGCCATTGGCATCGCTTGATTATCCATCAATCAACTGTGTGGTATAGCTAAATAGCTATGGTAAATTGTCTGCTGACCCTGGCAGTAAAGTCAAAGTCTATAGATGTTTTAACAATGAATTTAAGTATAGTTGCTGCTTTTGCCTACGGCATATTATCGATTATTGGTGGCATTATTGGATACATTCAAGCTACTAGTAAAGTTTCACTCCTAAGTGGCAGCATTAGTGGTTTATTACTGATATTTGCCGCTTACTTTCAACTCCAAGGGCAAGCCTGGGGTTCAATTTTAGCAGTATTGGTTACTGCCGTTTTAGTAGTATTCTTTGCATTTAGACTTGCAAAAACACGTAAGTTTATGCCTGCGGGATTAATGACGATTTTGGGTATGCTGGCATTGGCGGTGATGGTGCATCAAATTGTGGCTTTAAGGTAGCATCAGTCTCTAAGTAATAACCACCCTCCTGTTTTTTTGACATGGCATGACTTTCTTTGCCTTGAATTATACTAGTACATTTATATTACTATGACTTGTTACCCTTGCCTGATAACTTCCAGCATTCTCGAAGAAAATCAACAAGAATACCATCCCAACAAAAAGAGTGGCTGAGAATAGCCGTCTACCGATTTATTCATTAGTCATTGACAAAAGTGCAGTTCCATAAGATGCGCTCATGTAGCCTTTGTTTGCGATCGCTCATAGTCATCTACAATTTGTAGGTCACACAAATAACGTCATAACAAGGATTTCAGGCACAAATTCTCAAATTTAAATAAAAAAATAATTACTAACCGCCCAAAAAGTCCGGTTTTTTTGGCTTGGTGATGATAAATAAAAGTAATAGCGTTGAATGCCATGCTTTGTCCTGCGAAGGATTACTGAAATTCTTCGCTGCTTTTAGAATGGCTACTGAACATCAAACAACATCTGTTGCCAATCAGTTTTTTGCTGGGGATGCTTCTCCGCCACAAAAAGGGGATGGAGCTACATCAAACGGCTCTACCACAAAACTTACTCTAGAGTGTCTAAGTAACTATGCTGATAAAGTGTAAAGATGTCACTGGATTTGGGAGCAAATTTTAAAGCAATTATAAAGGAGTTGGTGCCATTTTGGCAGGTTTTTATCCAAAAGATGGGATATTAGTAGATTGTACAAATCTTTATTGTTATTCACACATTAGTGCAGCTTGGCATAAATAACTATCCAGTTGAAAAAGGCTAAAAATAGGTGAAATCACCAGTATTCCTTCTGCCCCCTGCCTTCTTGCACTAGTTCCTATCTACGGAAAGCTGCTAAAACCAAGCAAATTTGACAGAGATAAGTTTAAGTAATTTAATGAAGTAGGAAATAATACATGGTATTATCACTGTCTTCTCATAACGTTATCCAGTATCTGCAAGACGCGGGTCTGTGTAGCTCAGAAGATAACCCATCAGACAAATCTGAGTTGCCAGGAAATAGTAAGAGCAATTTCAATTTAGTAGTGACTTTAGCAGATAATCGTAAACTGCTAATTAAACAAGAACGTAACGTTAACAACAATGACGCCGCGCCTCATGAATTGTTTCAGGAGTGGCTATTTCACCAACTCCTCCAACAGTTTCCAGTTCTAGGTAATACTTCAGCGATCGCACCATTGGTGGTGCATTTTGACGAAGAAAATTCTATTCTTGTCTGCAATTATCTGAGTGAGTATCTAGAACTTGCGAAATTGTACCACAACAATGAGATTTTTCCACAAGAAATTGCTTCAGCTATCGGCACGACTTTGGCGGGACTGCATCGCGCCACCTACAACCGCCGAGAATATAAGGATTTTATGGCAACTGCTCCCCAAGGAGAGTTTCGCTATGGCTTTTACAATCCAGCCCAAGGGGTAGGGTCAATTGGGCCGGAGATTTTTGGGGCTATTCCCACGGATGCACTAAAATTCTATGTTCTCTATCAACAGTACGAGAGTTTAGAATCTGCGATCGCAGATTTGGCTTATGACTGGAATCCTTGCTGCTTGACTCACAACGACCTGAAATTGAGCAACATTTTGGTTCATTCCAGATGGGAGCAACTAGACAATTGTCTAGTACGACTAATTGACTGGGAAGCTTGTTCTTGGGGAGACCCAGCTTTTGATTTAGGAACTTTACTGGCAAGCTACTTAGGAATTTGGCTCAACAGCCTCGTAGTAGACCCCACCATTGAGTTAGAAGAATCTCTACATTTGGCGTTAACACCGTTAGAGATTTTACAACCTTCACTTATTGCCTTGATTAGGGCTTATGTGAATGCTTTCCCCATGATTTTGGAATACCGCAGTGACTTTATTTTGCGCGTTATCCAGTTTGCGGGACTGGCACTGATTCATCAAATTCAAGATATGATTACGTGCCGGAAATACTTTAATAATGCTGATATTTGTATGCTCCAAGTAGCTAAAAGTCTACTCACGATGCCGGAGCAAGCTGTACTGACAATTTTCGGGATATCAGAGTCGGAAATCCTGAATCCTGTAGCAAAGATTCATAAATTTCCTCAGCCTGTAAAAGAACAGCAATTACTTCGCATTTATTACGAAAAAACTCGGCTGCGTGGTTGTTAGCAATAGGTAGCAGAACAATTTCAAAAGAACACCCAATTCTGAATTCTGTATTCTGACTCCTGAATTCTATTTTGTTAAAGTTTGATTTCTGAATGGATTAATGCTAAATTCCTCTATCAATCAACCCCTAACTTCTCTATTTGATATTGCTAAGAATATCCAGATTGAGTCAAATTTTTGTATTTACCATCCCAATTATCAACCCTTTGCTCTACCGACTAAAATAGCCGACAGATTTCAGCAAAATTCCGTAGATTTACAACAGAAGTATCTGACTTTACTACTACGAAATTTTCTCTATGGAATCTATTACAATGGCTCTCTGCAAACTACTTTAGCAGTCAATACTGATAGTACTAATCGCTCCCCAAAGGATAATTTAGCAGATAATTCCATTTTAGAAATTGATTGGGACTTTTACGAGCAGCTGCACGCCAGTAATCACGGCATAGGTTACTTTGACTCTAGATGGCAGGTGTTGCGGAAAGAACCTGATGGGACTATGGCGGTGACTAAAGGCGGTTTAACACTTTATGTTGAGCCAGATTGCCATCTAGAATCCAGTAAGAAATCTACCAAAGTGGGTGATATGGTAGCAATCTGGATGCCCAAAAATCGACTGCAAAACGGTTGTTACTTAGCAGTTAGCAATGTCGGACAGGAACAGCAAAGTAACCCCGATGTTGATTTAGGAGCAGGGCGAATCTACTTTAACTTTACGCCATCAGGTGCGATCGCTCTCATGGAAAGCTTGACACTGCAATTGAATGCAGCCTCGATTCCCTTTAGCTTTCAAGTTCTCCACAATCCCTGTGCATACGGACGTTATGATTCGGGGCTACTCTATTTTGAACTCCCCGACTATCCAGCAATTCGCACAATTCTTCAGGCTGTTTATCAAGAAAATCAATCCCATTTCCAGCCCGAAATCCCTTTGTTTACGAAATTTTTAGCCCCAGGGTTAGGTTTAGCTGAAGAACCAACCCAAAAATTTGCCGCACAGGAAAGTTTTGGGATGAACCGTTGTCAAATCGTCGCTAATGCTTTGTTGGAAGCTTGGCAAAAAGGTAAGAATGCGATGGAAGAACGGATGAGGACGATTGACCAACACTTTGCGCGGCATCTAATAGATTTACAGCGT encodes:
- a CDS encoding ATP-binding protein; translated protein: MDNQAMPMASTSSYTKVQYLQRQAASLLLHQSVLQGEVGVAFLELLQSIRYTNVDARGCLQAYGTYFHALAARNQNWEDYLITQLLFCENPFTRLAGVREFEDLPPALVAAVQHDLQILQSLYECSSASLSEWVQGVTQMPISPVVWYKEQEFVGVETKFAKYLQELDNWADAVEELAAYYRQCGSGLFAEYRALRWQAGQFIGIRYSDPVKLSALVGYESQKDALLKNTEFLLSGEMALHVLLYGSRGSGKSSLVKSLLNEYSNRSLRLLEVAKSDLKELPEIVEHLRGVSQKFIIFVDDLSFEEDDDAFKALKVVLEGNLTARPQNVVVYATSNRRHLIREFFVDRPAPKDNEEIHAWDTMQEKLSFSDRFGLTLTFEPANQKTYLKIVQHLAAQAEIDITQEDLEFQALQWATRHNGRSGRTARQFVDFLKADLKLFNANNNTSNT
- a CDS encoding TMEM14 family protein — protein: MNLSIVAAFAYGILSIIGGIIGYIQATSKVSLLSGSISGLLLIFAAYFQLQGQAWGSILAVLVTAVLVVFFAFRLAKTRKFMPAGLMTILGMLALAVMVHQIVALR
- a CDS encoding phosphotransferase family protein; translated protein: MVLSLSSHNVIQYLQDAGLCSSEDNPSDKSELPGNSKSNFNLVVTLADNRKLLIKQERNVNNNDAAPHELFQEWLFHQLLQQFPVLGNTSAIAPLVVHFDEENSILVCNYLSEYLELAKLYHNNEIFPQEIASAIGTTLAGLHRATYNRREYKDFMATAPQGEFRYGFYNPAQGVGSIGPEIFGAIPTDALKFYVLYQQYESLESAIADLAYDWNPCCLTHNDLKLSNILVHSRWEQLDNCLVRLIDWEACSWGDPAFDLGTLLASYLGIWLNSLVVDPTIELEESLHLALTPLEILQPSLIALIRAYVNAFPMILEYRSDFILRVIQFAGLALIHQIQDMITCRKYFNNADICMLQVAKSLLTMPEQAVLTIFGISESEILNPVAKIHKFPQPVKEQQLLRIYYEKTRLRGC
- a CDS encoding T3SS effector HopA1 family protein; the encoded protein is MLNSSINQPLTSLFDIAKNIQIESNFCIYHPNYQPFALPTKIADRFQQNSVDLQQKYLTLLLRNFLYGIYYNGSLQTTLAVNTDSTNRSPKDNLADNSILEIDWDFYEQLHASNHGIGYFDSRWQVLRKEPDGTMAVTKGGLTLYVEPDCHLESSKKSTKVGDMVAIWMPKNRLQNGCYLAVSNVGQEQQSNPDVDLGAGRIYFNFTPSGAIALMESLTLQLNAASIPFSFQVLHNPCAYGRYDSGLLYFELPDYPAIRTILQAVYQENQSHFQPEIPLFTKFLAPGLGLAEEPTQKFAAQESFGMNRCQIVANALLEAWQKGKNAMEERMRTIDQHFARHLIDLQRPYLNPSSEDIYKPLN